A genomic window from Bradyrhizobium lupini includes:
- a CDS encoding STAS-like domain-containing protein: MATVIEIGRDFSRTPGGRLISDGPFSGQLFRDRTLAPALKDAVARGEKVTVVLDGPRGYLSSFLEEAFGGLVRFRVFDQKQLSGALEIVARDPFYEPYKHLALRYISEAKPSTVAAG, from the coding sequence ATGGCGACCGTGATTGAGATTGGAAGAGATTTTTCGCGCACTCCAGGCGGGCGCCTGATCAGTGATGGGCCATTCAGTGGCCAGCTGTTTAGGGACCGTACTCTCGCTCCTGCTTTGAAGGATGCCGTGGCGCGTGGTGAAAAGGTGACCGTCGTCCTGGATGGCCCACGCGGCTATCTTTCGTCGTTCTTGGAAGAGGCTTTTGGCGGCCTTGTTCGCTTCAGGGTGTTCGACCAAAAGCAACTGAGCGGTGCCCTGGAAATTGTGGCTCGTGATCCTTTCTACGAACCGTACAAGCACCTAGCCCTGCGGTATATCTCCGAGGCAAAGCCCAGCACCGTCGCAGCAGGCTGA